The window AAAAGCCCACGACAGTGGGGGGAAGAACCATCGGGAGCGTGAAAATTCCATCAATTAATCCTTTGCAATGTTTCACTTTTACTACCCGGTGTGCTGCGTAGAGTCCGAGAAAAAAAGTGATGGCCGTCGCAAGGAAAGCGGTTTTTAATGAAATGATAAGCGGAGAATAGTCCATGGTGTTCCTCCTTGGCATTCGGTCCGAATATTGAATTGCCATGAAGAGGGAAGATGGCGAAGCCACCTCCCGCAGTTCCGTGGCATTTGAAATTTATTCACTCATTTGAAAACCATATTTTACAAAAAGGGCTTTTGCCTCATCCGATGACAAAAAGGCAAGAAATGCTTTTGCGGCATCTGCGTTTTTGCTGGATTTTAAAACAGCAGCCGGATAAACAACCGGGTTGTGGCTTCCGCTCGGCGCTTCTGCGGCCACTTGGATTTTATCCGATGTTGCGGCGTCGGTTGCATATACAATCCCGCAGTCAACATCACCGGATTCAACCCAGGTCAGTACCTGGCGCACATCGGAACCATAAACCGCTTTTTTCTTCACGGCGTCAAGACACTTCAAGTAGGTGAAAATTTCTTCGGAATACTGTCCGACAGGAACGGATTTCGGTTCGCCGAGGGCTATTTTTTTCACTTTGTCTGTGTTGACGTCATCAAATGATTTTATACCTTTGGTGCTTCCTTTCGGCGTTATTAAAGTTACTTTGTTAATCAAAAGGTCTTTTCTGGTGCCGTCCAGCAAAAGGCTTTTTTTATCGAGTGCGTCCATTTGTTTTTGCGCGGCAGAAAGAAAAATGTCTGAAGGGGCTCCTTCCTCAATTTGAGTCTGAAGGGCGCCGGACGCCCCGAAAGTGAAGGTCAGTTTAACGTCGGGTTCTTTGGCGCTGTACGCAGTGGAAAGCTCTTTCAGCACATCCGTAAGGCTTGCAGCAGCGGAAATAAACAGCTCCGTGGTTTCCTTCGGTTGTGAAGAGACCGCCTCGCTTGCGGTGGCGACGGTGCCGGCGGCAGTACTGCTTGGTTGCGATGAGGCGGCGGATGCTGAGGCGCAGCCGGCAAACATCGACAGGGAAAGCGCCGCTGCGGTTAAAATTGCGAGCAGGCTTTTAGATCTTTTTTTCATAATGACCATCCTTTCTTTCTTTTACTAGTATCTTTGCAGCTTTCTGCTCCACCTTCAGAGCGGCGGAGTGAGTAGGGCTGACAGTAAAAGCAAATTCCGAGGCGGAAATAAACTTTTTAAAATCACAGTTTCCGGTTCTTTCGCCGATGCCGAAAATAGTGGTGTCAATATAATCGGCGCCCGCTTTGGCGGCGGCAAGCGAGTTGGCAACTGCCATTCCAAGGTCGTTATGCGCATGCATTTCCACCTCAATACCGGTAAAACCAATCAGGTCGCGAATGGTTTCGTACGTCCTGGTCGGACTTAGAACGCCGACGGTGTCCGCAAACCGGATGCGGTTTACGCCGATGCTTTTGAGGGAAGACGCCAGCGCAAGCATAAAAGCGGGGTCGGCGCGGGAAGCGTCCTCAAACCCGACGGTTACTTCATATCCTTTGCTCATGGCCATATCAACGCAGCGCGCCGCTGTTTTCGCAATCCATGTTTTGTTTTTATGGAGTTTTGTATAGATTTGTACATAGGAGACGGGTACGCCAATGTGAATGATATCGGGAGTGCAGTCAAACGAGTGTTTGATGTCGTCTTCATTCAGCCGGTTCCAAACTGAGATTTTGGCATTGTGCTTATTTTGGGAGATTTCATAGAGCGTGTCGATTTCGTAAGAACAAATTGCCGGAATTCCGGCTTCAATCTGGTACACGCCGGCCGTGTCCAGCATGGCGGCTATCTCAACCTTCTGCTCCTTTGTCAGGGCATACCCCGGACTTTGTTCGCCGTCCCGCAGAGTGGTATCCACCAGATATTTTACATCTTTCATTCTGCCGTACCCCCTTATCCGTTACATAGCCTTAATCAGTTCAATAAAATCCTCATCGGTCAGACTGGATTGTTTTTCGATGCTTTTCTGTCTGACCGCGTCCAGAATAGCCGGAATATCTGTCTCGTTTTCTTTGATGCCGAGTTCATTCAGTTTCATGATGACTGCGGTTTTGCCGGAGTGTTTTCCCATTACCAGGCACCGTTTGTCGCCGACCAGTTCCGGTTTGAACGGCTCATAGATATTGGGGTCCTTTAAAATTCCGTCCGCGTGGACACCGGCCTCCACGTCAAAAATATTAGAGCCGATAATCGACTTGTGAGCCGGAATTATTTTCCCCGTGATCTGCTCAAAAAGCGTTTTGATCTGGGGATATATTGAATAGTCCATATTGGGTTTATAACGCAGTTCCAGTCTGAGTGCCATTAAAACCTCTTCCAGCGGCGCAAAATCGCCGATACCCGCAAAACTTGCGGCAAGATTTTTTCCGCCGGACAAAATCCATTCCACTGCAATCGCGGTAGCACAAAAATAGCGGTTTTCGGGGCATATCTCAATTTTGCCTGAAATGTTTTTCTTGATCTGTTGGAAAGCGGCATTATAATCATGACACAAGATGTCGTCGAGTCCGGTGATTCGGACGCTTGCCAGATTTTGATACTGTTTCAGCAGGTAGATTTCATTGATATCGTTGACCTGAATTTCGGTCACTACCTCAACCGGTGTAACAAGTCCGCTGTGACGGCAGATGTACCGGTCAAATCCGGGGTATTTTCTTGCTTCAATCACGTCTTCGACTTTCAGAATATACTTTCCGTTTTCAGGCAGAAAACCTATCTTTCGGTAAGCGTCTACGGAAAGCTCCGTAAAATCAACACCCAGCGTAAGGAGCAGCCCGCAAAGAGTGCGAAGCTGGCGGGGCGTCGCGTCATAATCATCCAGGCAACTCAAGGTTTTATCCGTGATTCGTATCAATCGGAATCCCTCCTTTGATGCCGGTTTTGCTAAATTTGAAGTTCTTTTACGATCCGTCCGCCTTCAATGTGCTTTTCCATAATGGTCTCGACATCCGCTTCGGTCACATTTCCATACCAGGTTCCCTCCGGATAGATGACTACGATGGGACCGCGGCTGCATATGCCAAAGCATCCTGTATTCGTCACCATTACGTCGCCGGAAAGATCACGCTCCTCAATTTCATCCATGAAACGCTGAATCAGATGAACGGAATCTTTAGAGCAGCAAAACCCTTTTTGTGTGCCGTTCATACGGCAGCTTGTGCAAACAAAAATATGATATTTCGGACTGTTCATCGCTTCCACTCCTGTTCTTTATAATTGTTTGGCGGCGGATTTTACCGCGGCTTCAATTCTGTCATAGGTCATAAAAATCTTAATCCCTTTTGCCTGTAGCTTTTGTGAAGGTGCAAAACCGATTCGCAGGGCCAGAATACCGTCACAGTCTTCTACGGCATTTAAAATGCCGTCCATTTTGCTGTCTTCGTCGGTGCAGCTGATATCGGTGCAGTATTTGGAAACCTTGCGCTTTTCGCAGAATCGGACGGTGTTTCCGTCGCTCTCGTAAATATAAAATTCATCGGCGTGCCCGAAATGCTGGTCGACTAGAACGCCGCTTTTCGTTGCAACCGCAAACTTCTGTTTTGCGGTTCTTTCGGATTCATTTTCACCGCAGCCGGTGCAGCCGCGGTATTCGATGGACAGGTCGTTGTCCAAAGTGCCAATGGCATCCGCCCGGCATTGCCTGCAATGGTACATCTGCTTAATCGTCCCCTCACAGTGTTTTCTCATTTCCATGATCTGCTTGTTGCTTACCTGCGGAAGGCTTTCAAAAGCGCTGCCCTTGACAGGGATCAGCTGCATGATATTGGTAATGTAGCAGCCGAACTCCTTTACTGTTTTCACAACGTCTTCAATATGGTCTTCATTAATCCCGCTGAGCATGACGGTGTTGATCTTGCAGACCACACCGTGTGAGGTCAGATATTTTAAGCCGGAAAGCTGATTCGCCAGCAAAATGGCCGCTCCGGTTTCGCCGGTGTAGCGTGTTCCCATGAAATCAATATATTTGTAGATTTTTGCGCCGATGGACGGGTCGACGGCGTTGATGGTGACGGTTACATGGGAGACACCCAGCCGGATTAATTCTTCCGCATAATACGGCAGCATCAGTCCGTTGGTGGAAAGGCAGAAGGTCACGTCCGGATCATATTCCCTGATCAGGGTTAAGGTCTTTTTTGTTTCCTCAAAATTGGCGAGGGAGTCACCTGGGCCGGCAATGCCGACCACCTTCAGGTTCGCCATCTTTCTCTTTACAATCGCGTATTTTTCAAAGGCCTCCTGCGGAGTCAGAATTTCGGTGGTGACCCCCGGGCGGCTTTCATTCGGGCAGTCGTACTTTCTTACACAGTAGTTGCACTGCACGTTGCATTTCGGCGCAATGGGTAGATGAATTCTGGCGTATTTTCCTGCCCCGCAGTTATAGCAGGGATGGGTTGCCGTCTTTTCCTCTATGCTGATCGGTTGATTGATCTTCGCAGGTGTTTCCCGCGCATCCATTTCATTTTTCACGATAGCCTCCGGTTGTTCTGTTTTCGTGTCCCTATAATATTTTTGGTACTGCTCCGCACGGAAGCGGCGCTCTTTATTTGCCAGCAGCACGTTTGTAATTTTATCGAGCAGCTGAAGAGAACCCTCGTAACCCAGCATCTGCTGGCGCTGACCGCCGATTCTGTCATGGACGGGGAAGGAACAGCGGATCAGGTCAAGGCCGTGTTTTTCGGCGATTCTGCGCCCGTCCGAATTGCCGATCATGAGATTGGCGCCATATTCAAGGATGTACTTTTCAATCGTGTCAAAATCCGCATCCTCAAAAACATCAAACCATTCAACAAAAAGAGAATCCGCCGTCTGCTGGATCTGGGGCCTGAGCGTTTCCTGAAACGTGCGGCATACGGAGCCGGTTGCCGCTACTACGGGAACAATGCCGTTTTCACAGCAAAGGCGTACGGTAGAATACACGAAATCCGGTTCCCCGTAAACCGCGGCCCGTCCTTCCGCATTGTACTTGTGGGAGTCAATCATTGCGTCGACATACCGGCCGCGTTCCAGCGTCAGTTCCCTTGGAACCGTGCCGCCGAGTTTTACCAGTTCCGCAATGAAAGCGTCGGTGTCCCTCAACCCGGCCGGAAGATTCATTCTGATAAACGGTACATTGTACCGATCTTTCAGAAACTGGGCGGGGGAGCTTTCCGGCTTAATGAACGACGACAGCTCAATGCTCATTCTGGCTCCGCCCATCGTGGATATTTCTTCGAGTGAGGTACCGCCGTCCGGCAGGCGATTGTATACTTCCGTATGCACACCGTCCAGGTTTTCGGATAAATCTGGCAGAAGAATATAGTCAAGCTGAAGTTTGCCGAGCAAAGATTTTAAATAACGCGTGTCGCCGGGAGTGATCATCCCGGTGATAATATTGACTTTATTGTTCTTTTCCGGCTCCATTTCCACGGATGAGACAATGGCGAGCAGTGCCCGGAAAAATCCCTCATACTGAGTGCCGGAGTATCCCGCGGAAGCGACAGGAATAATCTTAACGGAGATTTCGGGGTGCTTTATGTAAAAATCCCGGATGATGGCGGGAATATCTTCTCCGATTGTCTCGGCGAGGCAGGATGTCGCCACGCCGATTACCTGCGGATCGTACAGCTTGATCATGTTTTCAAGACCTTTTATCAAATTGTCCGCGCCGCCGAAAACAGTGCCCTGTTCCGTTAAGGAGGAGGACGCAATATCGACAGGCTCATTGTAATGAGTTGCCATATGGCGGCGGATATAGGTGCTGCACCCCTGCGACCCGTGCAGGATGGTGATGCATTTTTTGATACCGTAAAATGCGGATACAGCGCCCATGGGCATACACATTTTACAGGGATTCACATTTAGTTGAATGAGATTGGCTCCCATTATAATCCCTCCTCGGCGGTTTATTTTATGGATAAACCCGGTTATCGAATAAAATTCCATACCGGGCTGTTGATGGATAAATTGATTTCACGGGTGAAATTTTCCACGCCCTCGTATCCGGCAAGAGCATGCTTGCGTTCATGGTTGTGGTCGCAGAACGCAATCCCCAGCTTGTAGGCAAGCGGGCGTTCTTTCACGCCGCCCACCAGAATGTCCGCATGCTTTTCCTTCATGAACAGTTCAAGCTCGGCGGGGTTCGTATCGTCCAGAATGATTGTGTCGGGATTCACCAGACTCTCGATAATTTCATAGTCCTCCGGTTTGCCTGTCTGAGTACCGACAACCACGGTTTCAATTCCCATTTGATTAAACTGACGGATCAGCGAGATGGCTTTGAAGCCTCCGCCCACATAGATTGCCGCTTTCTTTCCCGTGAAGCGGTCACGGTAGCGATCTAAAAATCCTTGCAACCGGGTGCTTTCCGAATGGGTGAACACTTCCGCCTTCCGGATACTTTCTTCGCCGCCAACCGCCTGTGCAATTCGCATCAGTGAATCCGAGGTGTCTTCCACGCCAAAAAAGCTGACCTTGATAAAGGGAACGCCCATTTCCTCTTCCATGCGTTTCGCCAGATACACCATGGAACCGGCGCACTGCACAAGATTGAGCTCGGCGGAAGGAGCCTGTATCAGCGTATCATAGGATGCATCCCCTGTTACGGTGGAAATGACGTTGATGCCGATCCGGTTCAAATA of the uncultured Caproiciproducens sp. genome contains:
- the modA gene encoding molybdate ABC transporter substrate-binding protein, giving the protein MKKRSKSLLAILTAAALSLSMFAGCASASAASSQPSSTAAGTVATASEAVSSQPKETTELFISAAASLTDVLKELSTAYSAKEPDVKLTFTFGASGALQTQIEEGAPSDIFLSAAQKQMDALDKKSLLLDGTRKDLLINKVTLITPKGSTKGIKSFDDVNTDKVKKIALGEPKSVPVGQYSEEIFTYLKCLDAVKKKAVYGSDVRQVLTWVESGDVDCGIVYATDAATSDKIQVAAEAPSGSHNPVVYPAAVLKSSKNADAAKAFLAFLSSDEAKALFVKYGFQMSE
- a CDS encoding homocitrate synthase: MKDVKYLVDTTLRDGEQSPGYALTKEQKVEIAAMLDTAGVYQIEAGIPAICSYEIDTLYEISQNKHNAKISVWNRLNEDDIKHSFDCTPDIIHIGVPVSYVQIYTKLHKNKTWIAKTAARCVDMAMSKGYEVTVGFEDASRADPAFMLALASSLKSIGVNRIRFADTVGVLSPTRTYETIRDLIGFTGIEVEMHAHNDLGMAVANSLAAAKAGADYIDTTIFGIGERTGNCDFKKFISASEFAFTVSPTHSAALKVEQKAAKILVKERKDGHYEKKI
- a CDS encoding isopropylmalate synthase, producing the protein MIRITDKTLSCLDDYDATPRQLRTLCGLLLTLGVDFTELSVDAYRKIGFLPENGKYILKVEDVIEARKYPGFDRYICRHSGLVTPVEVVTEIQVNDINEIYLLKQYQNLASVRITGLDDILCHDYNAAFQQIKKNISGKIEICPENRYFCATAIAVEWILSGGKNLAASFAGIGDFAPLEEVLMALRLELRYKPNMDYSIYPQIKTLFEQITGKIIPAHKSIIGSNIFDVEAGVHADGILKDPNIYEPFKPELVGDKRCLVMGKHSGKTAVIMKLNELGIKENETDIPAILDAVRQKSIEKQSSLTDEDFIELIKAM
- a CDS encoding 2Fe-2S ferredoxin, with the protein product MNSPKYHIFVCTSCRMNGTQKGFCCSKDSVHLIQRFMDEIEERDLSGDVMVTNTGCFGICSRGPIVVIYPEGTWYGNVTEADVETIMEKHIEGGRIVKELQI
- the nifB gene encoding nitrogenase cofactor biosynthesis protein NifB, producing the protein MGANLIQLNVNPCKMCMPMGAVSAFYGIKKCITILHGSQGCSTYIRRHMATHYNEPVDIASSSLTEQGTVFGGADNLIKGLENMIKLYDPQVIGVATSCLAETIGEDIPAIIRDFYIKHPEISVKIIPVASAGYSGTQYEGFFRALLAIVSSVEMEPEKNNKVNIITGMITPGDTRYLKSLLGKLQLDYILLPDLSENLDGVHTEVYNRLPDGGTSLEEISTMGGARMSIELSSFIKPESSPAQFLKDRYNVPFIRMNLPAGLRDTDAFIAELVKLGGTVPRELTLERGRYVDAMIDSHKYNAEGRAAVYGEPDFVYSTVRLCCENGIVPVVAATGSVCRTFQETLRPQIQQTADSLFVEWFDVFEDADFDTIEKYILEYGANLMIGNSDGRRIAEKHGLDLIRCSFPVHDRIGGQRQQMLGYEGSLQLLDKITNVLLANKERRFRAEQYQKYYRDTKTEQPEAIVKNEMDARETPAKINQPISIEEKTATHPCYNCGAGKYARIHLPIAPKCNVQCNYCVRKYDCPNESRPGVTTEILTPQEAFEKYAIVKRKMANLKVVGIAGPGDSLANFEETKKTLTLIREYDPDVTFCLSTNGLMLPYYAEELIRLGVSHVTVTINAVDPSIGAKIYKYIDFMGTRYTGETGAAILLANQLSGLKYLTSHGVVCKINTVMLSGINEDHIEDVVKTVKEFGCYITNIMQLIPVKGSAFESLPQVSNKQIMEMRKHCEGTIKQMYHCRQCRADAIGTLDNDLSIEYRGCTGCGENESERTAKQKFAVATKSGVLVDQHFGHADEFYIYESDGNTVRFCEKRKVSKYCTDISCTDEDSKMDGILNAVEDCDGILALRIGFAPSQKLQAKGIKIFMTYDRIEAAVKSAAKQL
- the nifE gene encoding nitrogenase iron-molybdenum cofactor biosynthesis protein NifE, encoding MQTTRILEERKGSILSKSSCCGSGISCEKASVSGSVSQRACVYCGARVVLNPITDAFHIVHGPIGCASYTWDIRGSLSSGSDIYRNSFSTDLREQDIVFGGAKKLAAAVDEVVEKYRPKLIFIYATCIVGVIGDDVEAVCREAEKKYGIRVISVKAPGFSGTKSLGYKMACNAIMELITPHVNQPKQKGVNILGDFNLSGEMWIIKDYLNRIGINVISTVTGDASYDTLIQAPSAELNLVQCAGSMVYLAKRMEEEMGVPFIKVSFFGVEDTSDSLMRIAQAVGGEESIRKAEVFTHSESTRLQGFLDRYRDRFTGKKAAIYVGGGFKAISLIRQFNQMGIETVVVGTQTGKPEDYEIIESLVNPDTIILDDTNPAELELFMKEKHADILVGGVKERPLAYKLGIAFCDHNHERKHALAGYEGVENFTREINLSINSPVWNFIR